ACCTGCAGTCCGAGTGGCAGAACGAACGCGGCGCGATCGAACAAGAGGTGCTGCGCGACGAGACCGAACCGGGCGCCGACTTCTTCACCCAGGCCGAGGCGATCGCCAACGCGGGGACGCCGTACGGCCATCACGGCGTGGGCACCAAAGCCGCGTTCGACAAGCTCACCGGCCCCGAGCTCAAAGCGTTCTACGACCGCTGGTACGCGCCGAACAACGCGGTCCTGGTGGTCGCCGGCGACGTCGATCCGCAGCGCGCGCTGGCGCAGATCCGCGCGCGCTTCGACGACGTGCCGCGCAAACCGGTGCCGGCGCACGCGGTCGCGCACTACGAGCCGATCAAGCGCACCGTGCTGGTGCGCCCGACGACGCTCATCTATCCGTTGGCCACCGTCGGCTACCGTTTCCCGGGGATCAGCAGCCCCGACTTCCTGCCGTCCTTCGTGCTGCAGGGCATCCTCGGTTCGCCGCGCGGACCGATTCGCGCGCTCGCCGACGACGGCACCGCGCTCGAGGCGGAGTGGGACTCCGAGGCCTACACCCCCGACTCGCAGCTGGGGTTCGCGACCGCCGCGCTGCGGCCGGGCGCCGATCCGGCCTTCGTCGCCGGCAAGCTCGAGGCGGTGACGCGCGCATACGCCGAGCACGGCGTCCCGCGCGAGCTGTTCGAGTCGACCAAGCACCAACTGATCGCCGAGCAGGAAGAGAGCCGCAACTCGGTGACCGCGCTGGCCGCCGACTGGGCGACCACCATCGCGCTCGACGGCGAGCCGTCGATCTCGCACGAGCAGCAGTTGATCGCCGCGGTCACCATCGACGAGGTGAACCGCGTCGCGAAGCGCTATCTCGACCCGCGCCATGCGATCGTCGGCGAGCTGACGCCGTCGGCCAGCGCCTCGCAGAGCGCCGCCGCCTCGCCGCCGCAGCAAGGGACGGAAAAGCCGTTGCAAGTGCAATCCGCCGTCACCAGCCTGCCGCCCTGGGGCGAAGCGCTGATCCGCGACGTGCAGGTGCCGGCCAGCCAGCTCGCGCCGACCACGGCGAAGCTCTCGAACGGCATCACGCTGATCGTGCAGCCCGAGACGATCTCCGACTCGGTCTTCCTGTTCGGCTCGATCAAGAACAACCCGGATCTCGAGGAACCGCGGGGACAAGAGGGCATCAGCGGAATCCTCGACGGGATCTTCTCCGAGGGGACGCGCTCGCAGGATCGCATCGCGCAGCAACGCGCGCTCGACGCGGCCGACACGGAGCTGCGCGCGGGGACCAGCTTCGGCTTCGAGACGACGCGCGCGTCCTTCAACCGCGCGGTCGACCTGCTGGCCGAGAACGAGCTGCAGCCGCGCTTCGACGCGAGCACCTTCGCGTACGCGCGGCAACGCGCCGTCGACGAGCTCGAAACCTCGCTCAACAGCGCCAACACGCTGGCGCTGCGGCGCGCGGCGCCGTACTTGTTACCGGTGGGCGACCCCGAGCTGCGCGAAGCGACGCCGCAGGAGCTCGGCGGCCTCACGCTCGACCAAGTCGAACGCTACTACGCGACCGTGATCCGCCCCGACCTGACGACGATCGTCGTGGTCGGCAACGTCTCGCCGGACGCCGTGCGCGCCGCCCTCGAGCACGCCTTCGCCGACTGGCACGCCAGCGGCCCGGCGCCGGCGGTCGACCTGCCGCCGCTGCCGCGCAACGGCCCGGGCCGCGTCGCCGTCGACATCCCGGTCGGGCAGACCGACGCGCGCTATCAGGAGATCGTCCCGGTCGCCCGCGGCGACGCGCAGTCGTACCCGCTGCTGCTCGGCACGGCGATCCTGGGGGGCGGCTCGCTCAGCCCGGCGCAGAGCCGGCTCTTCCGCGACCTGCGTCAAGACGCCGGTCTGGTCTACACCGTCGACGCGCAGCTCTCGCCGCGCCGCGACCGCTATCTGTTCTCGATCGAGTTCGCGAGCTTGCCGAACAACGAGCCGCGCATCTCCTCGCTGATCGACGACGAGATCGGCCGCATGCAGACGCAGCCCGTCGGCGACTTCGAGCTCGCGCTGGCGAAGGCGTCGATCGTGCGGCAAGGCGTCGTCGAAGCGGCCTCGGTCGGCGCGATCGGCGGCCAGCTGCTCGACGAAGGATCGACCGGGTTACCGTTCGATCAGCCGCAGCGCGACGCGCGCGCGTACCTCGACACCGACGCCGCGGCGATCGAGCACGCGTTCGCGACCCAGATCGATCCGAAGGCGTTCGTGCGCATCATCGAAGGCCCGCACGCCTCTTAGGCCGTCGTTCGCTCGCGCGCCGCGAGCAGCAGCGGCGCCGCGAGCGCGACGAAGACCGCGCACGCCTTCCATGCCAAACCGAAGCCGTGCGCGTCGACCAGCGCGCCGAAAGCGATCGGAGCGGCGAAGCCGGCCAAGTAGACGAAGCTCAAACCCACCCCCATCGCGCTGCCGGCCGCGTCGATGCCGCCCAGCTCGGCCAGCACGGTGTTGAACAAGCCGGTGAACCCGATCACCGAGCAGCCCAAACCGGTCGAGATGCCGACGACGGTCAGTACGCTCGGCGGCCCGTCGACCGCCCCCAGCCACCACAGCGAGAGGGCCGCCAGACCGCACGTCAGCAGCAGCGGCACGATCCGGCTGCCGCGGAAGAGCGCGTCGCTGGCGATGCCCCACAGCGGCCGCGCGGCGATCCCGGCGCCTTGCATGATCGCCAGCGAGAGCGCGGCCAACGCGCGCGGCGCGCCGTCGTGCAGCAGCGCGACGACGATGAACGCGACCGCGGTGTACTGCGCGGCCCCGAGGGCGAAGCCCGCGGCGTTGAGCGCCGCGCTGCGCGGCGCGACGACGAAGCGCCACATGCCGCGCAGCAGCTCGCGCGAGCGGCGCACGGTGCCGCGCTCCACGTTCGGCGGGCGATAGCGCCAGGTCGCCAGCACCGCGCTCGCCGCGCACGCCACGCCGCCGACCACGAGCGCCGGACGGTAGCCGCCGTGCAGCGCGACGGCCGGCAGTAACAACGCGCCCAGCGTCCCGCCGATCGGTGCGCCGGCTTGGCGAATCCCCATCGCGAGCGCGCGATTGCGCGTGAACCAGCTCAGCACCGCGCGCCCGCCGGCCGGCGACGAGGCCGCGTAACCGACGCCGAACACGAACAGCGTCCCGACCAGCCACGCTTCGCTGCGCACCAACGCGCCGAGCGCGACCGCGAGCCCCATCAGCAACCCGCTGGTCAACACGACGGCGCGTTCGCCGAAGCGATCGACCAGGATGCCCGATGGTGCGGTGAAGAGGGCCGAGCCGAGATAGATGCCGCCGTAGACGACGCCGAGCCCGGCGTGATCGAGACCGAGGCCTTGCGTGAAGAACGGCGCGAGGCCGCCGAGTCCTTGCTGGTCCAGGGTCGCGCCGGCTTGCGCCAGCGTCATCCATAGGAGCACCGCGACGGCGGGATCGCGTCTCATGCCAAGCGGCCGCGTTCGCGCCCTGCCGGCGATCGCCTCGCGCGAGAGGCGCTCGCGGGTGCGGCCCTCAATATCAGCGAGCCGTGCAGTACGTGTATTCGATGTTTCGGGTCGGCAAGACGGTGCCGCCGAAGCGCGCGATTCTCAAGGACATCTCGCTCAGTTTCTTGCCGGGGGCGAAAATCGGCATCCTGGGGCTCAACGGCGCGGGCAAGTCGACGGTGCTGCGCATCATGGCCGGCGTCGACCAGGAGTTCGACGGCGAAGCGAAGGCCGCGCCGAACCTGACGGTCGGCTACCTTCCGCAAGAGCCGAAGCTCGATCCCGACAAGACGGTGCGCGAGACGGTCGAGGAGGGACTAGGGCCGGTGCTCGAGGCGCGCAAAGCGCTCGACGCCGTGTACGCCGCGTACGGCGAAGCCGACGCCGACTTCGACGCGCTGGCGGGCGAACAAGCGCGTTTGGAAGCGATCATCTTCGCCGCCGGCGACGATCTGGACCAGCAGCTCGAGATCGCGGCCGACGCGCTGCGGCTGCCGCCGTGGGACGCCAAGATCGGCCCGCTCTCGGGCGGCGAGAAGCGCCGCGTCGCGCTGTGCCGGCTGTTGCTCTCCAAGCCCGACATGCTGCTGCTCGACGAGCCGACCAACCATCTCGACGCCGAGAGCGTCGAGTGGCTCGAGCAGTACCTGCAACGCTTCCCGGGCACCGTCGTCGCGGTGACGCACGATCGCTACTTCCTCGACAACGCCGCCGAGTGGATCCTCGAGCTCGACCGCGGCCGCGGCATCCCGTGGAAGGGCAACTACAGCTCGTGGCTCGATCAGAAGCAAGAGCGTCTGGCGCAGGAAGAAGCGGCGGAATCCGCGCGGCAGAAGGCGCTCAAGCGCGAGCTGGAGTGGGTGCGCCAGAACGCCAAGGGCCGGCAGTCGAAGAGCAAGAGCCGCCTGGCGCGCTTCGAGGAGCTCTCCAGCTACGAACACCAGAAGCGCAACGAGACGCAAGAGATCTTCATCCCCGTCGCCGACCGGTTGGGCGACACGGTCATCGAGCTCGACGGCGTGCGCAAAGCCTACGGCGATCGCCTGTTGATGGACGACGTCAGCTTGAGCGTCCCGCCCGGCGCGATCGTCGGCATCATCGGCCCCAACGGCGCCGGCAAATCGACGCTGTTCCGCATGATCGCCGGCAAGGAACAGCCCGACGCCGGCACGATCCGCATCGGTCCGACCGTGAAGCTGGCGATCGTCGATCAGAGTCGTGAGTCGCTCGACGACGAGAAGACCGTCTTCGACGACGTCAGCGGCGGCCGCGACCTCCTGCAGATCGGCCGCTTCGAGATGCCCTCACGCGCGTATCTCGGGCGCTTCAACTTCAAGGGCGGCGACCAGCAGAAGAAAGTCGGGACGCTCTCGGGCGGCGAGCGCGGCCGCTTGCACTTGGCGAAGACGCTGCTGTCGGGTGCCAACGTGCTGCTGCTCGACGAGCCGTCCAACGATCTCGACGTCGAGACGCTGCGCGCGCTCGAAGACGCACTGCAAGAGTTCGCCGGCACCGTGCTGGTGGTCAGCCACGATCGCTGGTTCCTCGACCGCATCGCGACCCACATCCTGGCCTTCGAAGGCGACTCGCAGATCGTGTTCTTCGAGGGCAACTACCAGGAGTACGAAGCCGACAAGCGCGCGCGGCTCGGCGACGAGGCGGCGCGGCCGCACCGCATCCGCTACCGTCCGCTCACGCTGCCCTAGCGCGAAACGCGGTCAGGCCGCCGTCAGCGCCTCGACGAAGGCGAAGCGCGGTTCGCGGACGCCGCCGAAAAAGGCGACCATGTCGTCGACCATCCGCGCGCAGCCGTCCCGCGTCATCGGATAGATCGCGGCCCCGCGCGCCAGGTAGGCGGGCGCGGCGAGCGTGCCGGAGACGGCCTCGGGGGCCGGCTCGCCGACGAAGGTGGCGCTCACCGACCCGGCGTCGTGCTGGGCGATGATCGCGGACTGCCCCGCATACGTCCACTGGACGACGTCGCCTTCGCGGCGCAGGCTCAAGCCGTGCGCGAAGGTCGTCAGGGGGGCGAAAACGTCAGCGAAGAGGCCAGCGGCCTCAAGAGCAGCCATCTCCCGCAGCATAGCGGGGACCGGCGCGGGCGGCACCGGCCACGCGGCCGACGTACCGCCCCGAGCGTTTACCGGTCGGCGAGTAGCCGCCGAGCGATCGTCTCGCTCGCGTCGGCCGGCGCCACGGCCGCGAACGGGATCGCGACCTTGTCACCGTTGTCGAACGACAGCGTCGCCGTCGTCTCGTCGTCGGCCAGGGCGGCCACGACGGTGGAACGACCCTTCACCCACATGGCCGAGTCCCACGAGATCTCCTCGGTCTTCACCGCGGAGCCGAGCCGACCGCGCACCTGGGCGTCGACCGAGTCGATCCA
The window above is part of the Candidatus Sulfotelmatobacter sp. genome. Proteins encoded here:
- the ettA gene encoding energy-dependent translational throttle protein EttA, which gives rise to MQYVYSMFRVGKTVPPKRAILKDISLSFLPGAKIGILGLNGAGKSTVLRIMAGVDQEFDGEAKAAPNLTVGYLPQEPKLDPDKTVRETVEEGLGPVLEARKALDAVYAAYGEADADFDALAGEQARLEAIIFAAGDDLDQQLEIAADALRLPPWDAKIGPLSGGEKRRVALCRLLLSKPDMLLLDEPTNHLDAESVEWLEQYLQRFPGTVVAVTHDRYFLDNAAEWILELDRGRGIPWKGNYSSWLDQKQERLAQEEAAESARQKALKRELEWVRQNAKGRQSKSKSRLARFEELSSYEHQKRNETQEIFIPVADRLGDTVIELDGVRKAYGDRLLMDDVSLSVPPGAIVGIIGPNGAGKSTLFRMIAGKEQPDAGTIRIGPTVKLAIVDQSRESLDDEKTVFDDVSGGRDLLQIGRFEMPSRAYLGRFNFKGGDQQKKVGTLSGGERGRLHLAKTLLSGANVLLLDEPSNDLDVETLRALEDALQEFAGTVLVVSHDRWFLDRIATHILAFEGDSQIVFFEGNYQEYEADKRARLGDEAARPHRIRYRPLTLP
- a CDS encoding MFS transporter: MRRDPAVAVLLWMTLAQAGATLDQQGLGGLAPFFTQGLGLDHAGLGVVYGGIYLGSALFTAPSGILVDRFGERAVVLTSGLLMGLAVALGALVRSEAWLVGTLFVFGVGYAASSPAGGRAVLSWFTRNRALAMGIRQAGAPIGGTLGALLLPAVALHGGYRPALVVGGVACAASAVLATWRYRPPNVERGTVRRSRELLRGMWRFVVAPRSAALNAAGFALGAAQYTAVAFIVVALLHDGAPRALAALSLAIMQGAGIAARPLWGIASDALFRGSRIVPLLLTCGLAALSLWWLGAVDGPPSVLTVVGISTGLGCSVIGFTGLFNTVLAELGGIDAAGSAMGVGLSFVYLAGFAAPIAFGALVDAHGFGLAWKACAVFVALAAPLLLAARERTTA
- a CDS encoding pitrilysin family protein; its protein translation is MTLFRSALLLGLAFVLTAQAPQPPAHAGADGDVLKATLDNGLRVVIVRNPLAPVVSTDLTYLVGSRDDPHGVPGMAHAQEHMMFRGTTELNTAQLGTIATALGGDFNAETSDTITQYQFTVPAADLDAVLRIESDRMHDVRDLQSEWQNERGAIEQEVLRDETEPGADFFTQAEAIANAGTPYGHHGVGTKAAFDKLTGPELKAFYDRWYAPNNAVLVVAGDVDPQRALAQIRARFDDVPRKPVPAHAVAHYEPIKRTVLVRPTTLIYPLATVGYRFPGISSPDFLPSFVLQGILGSPRGPIRALADDGTALEAEWDSEAYTPDSQLGFATAALRPGADPAFVAGKLEAVTRAYAEHGVPRELFESTKHQLIAEQEESRNSVTALAADWATTIALDGEPSISHEQQLIAAVTIDEVNRVAKRYLDPRHAIVGELTPSASASQSAAASPPQQGTEKPLQVQSAVTSLPPWGEALIRDVQVPASQLAPTTAKLSNGITLIVQPETISDSVFLFGSIKNNPDLEEPRGQEGISGILDGIFSEGTRSQDRIAQQRALDAADTELRAGTSFGFETTRASFNRAVDLLAENELQPRFDASTFAYARQRAVDELETSLNSANTLALRRAAPYLLPVGDPELREATPQELGGLTLDQVERYYATVIRPDLTTIVVVGNVSPDAVRAALEHAFADWHASGPAPAVDLPPLPRNGPGRVAVDIPVGQTDARYQEIVPVARGDAQSYPLLLGTAILGGGSLSPAQSRLFRDLRQDAGLVYTVDAQLSPRRDRYLFSIEFASLPNNEPRISSLIDDEIGRMQTQPVGDFELALAKASIVRQGVVEAASVGAIGGQLLDEGSTGLPFDQPQRDARAYLDTDAAAIEHAFATQIDPKAFVRIIEGPHAS